The following is a genomic window from Anopheles aquasalis chromosome 3, idAnoAquaMG_Q_19, whole genome shotgun sequence.
CGGTTGTGCAGAAGCGACCCAGCTTGGTGCCACCGATATCGTACCCATCGTAGATTTCCACATAGTCGTACTGGCACGACCGGTGGCTCTCCATGTCGAGATCGGTGAACACGATGTGGATGGCCGAACCCTGGCTGGCGGTGATGCGCCACGAGCACTGCGTATTCTGCCCGTACGGGAAGGGATAGTTGGGTGAGATGATGGCACCCTTCGGTGCGGTCAGCACCCCACCGCACCCGGTCGTCGAAGCATCCCACTCGATCAGGAAACCCTTGTAGTTGCGCGAACTGTCCGAGAAGAAGCGCAGATACAGCTGGTGGCCGAACGAGATCGTACCGTTAAAGTCCTGCTCACCACAGAACGTGCCGATGAGTGGTGAGTTCTCGGTGCCACCGTTCCGTATCGTGAGCCCATCGAACCGGCAGGTCCGGTGTTTCTCCATCACGAACGAGTTTACGAGCAGCCGGATCTGCATGCCCATCGGTACGTTGATGACCCATTCGCACACCTTGCTCGAGGGGTACAGGTTGGGCCACCCGGGCGAGCGTATCATGCCGTTCGTCGAGAAAAAGTTACCACCGCAAGCTGTGGAAAGGATCCCGTTACAGTTGTTTATCTGATCGAAATCAGTTCGCCAAACGCACACTTACACTTTTCTACATCCATAAAAGTGAAGGCAACACTGAAACCATCCTTCGAGGAGGACGAATCCGTCACGAAGCGTATGGTGATCATCGAGCCCGAGCTGGTGATGGTCGGTGGTTTCTGGGTACCGCAGTACCGTCCCACCAGACTGTCCGCTAGCGTCGAGTTATCAAACACCTCCACGTAATCGTACACACAATTACCACTAAGCTCGAGCTCGAAGCTGTTCCAGCTCAGCTGAATCGCGTGCCCAGCCGGTGCCACAATGATCCACTCGCAGCGGGCATTGTGCTGGTACTTGCCCGTCTCCGCGATCATCGGCGAACGGATGATCATGTCCTCGCGCGTCAGCACACCGCCACAGCTGATATCGAAGAAGGTAAAGTTGGCCTTGAATCCGCGCCCCGCCACGGAACCATCCGTCACGAAGCGCATCAGCATTACGTTCTTGGTGGAGAGGGATCGCGGCGGTGGCTTCGTACTGCACCAACGGCCGATCAGCGTCTGGTTCGACGGTAGCAGCCCATCGTACAGCTCCACGTAATCCAGCTCGCACTTCGGGAAGCTGTTCTTCTCGATGTCAAAGTCCTGGAACTCGAGCGCAATCGCCTTACCGAGGGGTGCGTGTATCACATAATCGCACAGCTGATTGGCCGGATACACCGCCGGGTACGACGGTGAGATGAGCTCCTGCTCCGGATCGTTAAACGTACCGCCGCACTTGATCTTGTACGTCATCGTGAAGCCAGGCTTCGGTGCCGACCAGTCCGTGTGGAActtgagcagcagcgcgtTACCGGTGGAGGTGTAACCGGCCGGTAACCGATCACCGCAGAACTTGCCGAGCGACGGATCGTCCGTGGTGCGCCCATCGAACACCTCCAGATAGTCGAACTTGCAGTCCTCGCTGGCCTCTAGATGGAACTTGGTGAACCGGATTTCCACCCGGCTCCCGATCGGTAGGCTGATCAGATACTCACAGTTCAAATTGTTCGGGTACACGTTGTCCGTCTGGGAGAGCGGTGAACTGATGACGCCTTCCCGTTGCGTAAATCTACCGCCACAGCCGGGCACACCCTCGATCACGGCGTAACTAATCTGGAAACCGGCATCATTGCCATCCTCGTCACTGTGGAAGTACACCGTGGCCTCGTTGCTGAGCGAGGTCAGTGGTTCGGGATGCGAGGTGTTACAGTATTTGGCCAGCAGGGGACCATCATCGCTCACGCCATCCGTAATCTGCACGAAATCGTACTGGCAGCTTTCGTGCGCTTCGATCTTCATcgtgaagaaggtgaagagGAGGCGCCGTCCCGGCTCGGCCCGTACGTACCACTTGCAGTCCCGATTCGGTGGATAGTTACCGGGTGTGCCGGGCGATGCGATGACaccgtggctggtggctgcgatcgcaccaccacacaccggaTCAATGCTCTCCCAGTGCAGTGTAAAACCTTCGTGAGAGGTCGAGTTGTCCGAGCGGAACCACAGGTACAGCATGTTGTGCGTTGAAATGAAGTTACCCCCGTGCGGTAATCGGTTGCCACAGAACCGTCCGATCATGTGTGCCGCCGAAGAACGTCCATCGTGAATCTGTGGGTGGGAGATCGAAAGCATCAGCCTCATCGATTCGTTCTCTTCCCTGCCCCGTGGCTTACCTGCAACCAATCAAACTTACACTCCCCACTAGAGACGGGATTCTCCAGCCGGAACTGGCTGAACGTGACATTCAGgaccttcgtttcgttcgttttgatcATCCACGCACAACGGGCATTGTGACTGTACGTCGTGCCGTTCAGCTCCGGATATTGCAGTGTACCGTTTAGCTCGGACCGTATGCCACCACACGCCCGCGCCTGTGCCTGACACCGGAATCCGGTATAGCCTGGTGGGCAGCGACAAACGTAACGGTTCCCCATCGGTGCACAGGTGCCACCGTTTTGGCACGGATTTGACTCGCACGGCGAAGAGGTACGCATACAGAGCGGTGGATTTGTCCCCGGTGGGCACAGGCAGCTAAAGTTTTGGGGATCCGTTTTCACGCAAGTTCCACCGTTCTaccgtagaagaagaagaagaagaagaagagagtaagaaaattttaaaagaaagCCTTCGAGGCCGCTTCCTTACCCGACATGGTGCACTAGCGCACGGGTTCCACGAGCTACGGACACAGCCAGAAGCGCCAAACCCGGAACCAGTGTAGCCCGGCAAGCAGACACAGCTCGGTGCCGCGCTGCCATAGTCAACGCAGCGAGCCATCGCATGGCATAGGCCCGGTGTGCAGCGGGAACCCTGCGCCAGGCATGTTTTTCCATCGCCTGCATAGCCGGCTGGACAGCTACCACAACGAAATGAACCCTgtaaaggagcagcagccatttTTCAGCGTCAATGCGCGTCTGTTTCCATGGATACCACCCTTGGCCGCCTACCCTTGTGTTGATGCAGGGCACCGATGGTGCCGTACTGCAACCGCCATTGTTCGTCTCGCACTCGTTGATGTCGACGCAGTAAAAGCCGTTGCCAGTGTAGCCGGCCGGGCACGTACCGCAGACGAACGAACCGGGCAGATTGATGCAGCTCACTTCCGGATCCTTGGAGCAGTGGGGCCGCGACTCGGTACATTCATCCACGTCCACATTGCAGGCCTCTGTTACGCCGTTCTTCTTCCAGCCTTGATCGCAGATGCACCGATAACCGTCCTTCGATTGCACGCACACCCCATGACCGCACAGTTCGGCCCCCGACGTCGCACAGTCCTGCGTGCGCGTATTGCAGTGGATACCGCGCCAACCGTCGGCACAGATGCAGGAGTACCCACCGTGCTGGTTCTGACACGACGCTCCATTCTGGCAACCGAGATCGGTGCCCGCAAACTGGGCACACTCGTTCACGTCCGTCGTACACGTTTGGCCCTCCCAGTTGCTGGGGCAGAGGCACAGGAACGAGTTGTACATGCTCAGACAGGTACCACCGTTCTGGCACGGACCGCTACGGCAGTAATCGGTCTGCTGCAGGCTTTGCTGCAGTGCGGTCAGCTTCGTCTCGACTGCCCTGATCCGGCGTGCCAGTGCACTGATGCGCGGACTCACCGGTGTTACGTTGCGTGTCGATGAACTGCCGTGGAACGCGTGCGATGAGAGCAGATCGATAATCGAAAAAAGGACGCCGCTGTTTTGTACTTACTCCTGTTCAAGCTTCTCCACCCGTTTGATCAGCCCGAAGGGACCACCGACGTAGGTGGTGAGCATTTGAACCTGGTCCGCGATACTGCCCCCCGCAGGCAGGAACATCTGTCCACCGCCGTCACTCAGCGAAGCGCGACCGTTGAGCACCATTTTGGTGGCCGTCTGGAGCATTTGATCAATGCTTTGGCTACCGATGTTCACGTGTCCACCGCCCTTCAGGTAGAAGGTAATATTCTTATCCATCGCCGACTCGAAAATGATGTGGCCATTGCTGGCATAAATCTTGGCTCTGTTTGAGAAACGGGGTACGGCATACTTAGATTTCTTTCACCAAATTGGCCAAACCAAACGCAATACACTCAAACGGAGTAGGCGGATCACTAGCAGTTCTTATCTTCATTGGGAGCTAAGGGGCGTAAGTAGTGTCGTGCAAAACAGAGATAAGAGCAGTACgcccacttttttttttttggcggggcGTATACTAACTTGTGATTTCGTGATCGTCGAAGCAAGGCGAACACGTTAGTAAcagaagcatttcatttcggtaTTACTAGGTTAGATTTGAAAcattatttaaacaaaacgccCCTTTTGTGCACTTTTTCGTATAGAGTTTCCACAAAATACTAAAAACATTCGCTCGTAACTTACTGATCCTCAAAACCTGCCGTGacacgatcgagcgagtgTCCGATCGCGATGAGCAGTGTGCAGCACAGCTTAAGATACATTTTTAGGACCAACAATTCCACTAAGCTGCTTCCACTGGCCACTGTTCACCACAACATACTTTTACTTTGTCACTTTAAACACTTGCCTTTACCCGTTTGCTTACCACTTGCTTAGGAAGTTCTTCGATCCGCACCAACTGAGCTTCGGCTGCGAACGGTGTCCCTTTTTATAGCTCTTCAGCTGGTGTGAGGGGTGGATGCTGAatatgctgctggttgataGGGCACTATCAGCAATGCAAAGACACCCCCTGAAACCGATACACTTCTGCGGCGTACGATTGGTTTTCACGTGATAAAAATTCAATCTCTGGCGCCAGTCTGGCTGGTATGCTATGGTTTTGTGGCGGTGCTTGTTGCGGAGAGAACCGTCGGTAACACTGCTAATCAGTAGCAGTTTTCTTTCCCATAAGCTGGAGTGAGGTACGTTAGTATGGCTTAATGGACGTTTCCGAATTTATTGGTAAGTTAACGGTGTCTTATCtacaaatatatatataatgtatatatatatatagactATGGAGACTGTGTGAATGTGTTCTTTTTGTGTGCATCTTTCTCATTCTAAATAGCTATGCTTCCGcttggtttctttttctctctatgtTATTTGAATTAAACTAGCTTTCTGTGTGTCTTCATAGTAAATAGAACACTACCGAGACTGCtcacttttcttttcactgtttttttttctccttcctttgtTAGGACGAAACATGTTTGTATGTTGCTGGTAGATTGTGgggttttacgtgggtttatACGTGCATCATCGGATCAAACGTTACATGAGAAAATTTGTGCTAAAACGCAAACAACGCCCCACCCAATCGGCTAGGATGGGTGGGGATATAGGAaaaactttctttcttctctagGTCAATCACCACAAATCGGCACACCATCTTCTAACCTACCCGGTGGCATAACACCACCCACGTTCCACTTTCTTTCCGCTGCACTCGATGATTAACAGATCTCTTCTTGGAAAAGATGTTCAAACAATTACACTATATTAAAGTCGGCTACTATCTttgtgcgagtgtgcgtgctGCGATAGGATAGGTTGGAGTACTCATAAGACACGGTGCACGGTTTTCAGCTAGTCGTGGTGTGGAGTTTCAGCTCCCTATCAGATAAAATGTAAAGTCTAAGGACCTGGGTCGATGAATGAACACACACGAAAGGTCACCAAGGTAGGTATAATGGCTCCTGGAAGACCCTAACCGATCACGATGGAAGATGGTGATAGCCCGATAAAGCAACAAATCAATACACACATGTGTCGCTTGGTACGAGTACCTAATCTCTTATGAACTAGTAAATTGAAATAAGAAAAACTGTGAATCACTATCGTTGACCCACTACTTTTTGGcaccggaaaatggaacagaacGGAGCGACAGACAAGGGGACAAAGGGCTCCACTTAAACAAACTAGTCAATATCATAAGATTCTATGCGTCCCTTTgttagttttcctttttttttaaaccttcccccccccccccccctgacaAGCCTCCTCTAGCCGTTCTTCTCTCGCCCATTAACGTCGTTGAACTTGTTCGAAAATATCCGAAAGTCTGTTACtgcgctactgctactgtttgtttgcttagtTTTCGAATGACGacaattttcttttaaatagACATTATTACACGTTTTTTTCACGAGTTTCCTttgcttcttcatcttcgtttgtttttcttttgtttctaatCATATTCTTGGcgtttttaaagtttttttgttttcatttgttacTTGCATTTCGACTTTTCTCGGCTCTCTCGTACCCTGTGTTAACAACTGTCTGTACGCACCTCTGCTGTTAATGTGTGTTATTGTAGTTATGAACCGTATCGCTCATGAATGGTTTATAGAcggttgtgtgtgcgtgtttgtgtgtgtgtttgtatgtatgtattttagctgtgttgtgttttcgGTTGCTGTTTGCTCAAAATCGTAAGCACCCACTTTTTGTACAACTTGTTATAATAACTCGTATAGACCACATACCGCTACTCATTGTCATTTCCTCGAGAAGACGTTCTGTTTAAAATAGTGTCCacatgctgctgttactgcgcTACCTGCCATACATTTAACACTAGCGCATCTTGTCACTACCAACTGCATGATCCACTTTTATCCaccttgttttttctttcttaatAGTTAcgttcttttgttgtttttgttggttttgggtttgaaGAACCTCAAATTTATAGGAAAAACTAGTTCTAGTTCAAACCTCATCTAAACGGACATGATGACGTAGTACATCCCTAGTTGTTTCAATAAATCACGTTTCGGTAGTAGTCCCTTGCCCTTTCGGTTGACTGTTGGCTCCTCGTTTGTTCTTCATTTACCGCATCTCATAAAGCTACGCCTTGGTTTCATGTGTCTCTTATAAATATTaagttggtttttctttcttttcttttacatTACCTCCTTTCTTTCCCCTATGCCTAGAGCTAGTATTCAGACCATTCAGATTTGATGTTAGTGTACGAcattcattccgtttcacGACAGGTCCTTTTTGGCGACAAACAATCTTTTCCAAAAGAAACAGGTACATTTCATCCTTAATTCTTGGACTGCGGTTagcataaaaagaagaaagccaATAATCCAAACCGAAAACAAGATCTATGCTTCGattcaaacaaaatcgaaaaaacagaGCCATTAGCAGTTGTAGAATTTTAACTTGAAACTTAGAGCAATTTTGTCTGCAATGCACATGATTAAAGTGGCCGATTTCAGATCCTGCAAGTATCCTGGATGCTTTCTGGTTAACTTCTTGTCGTGGTCATGGTGCATCAATTGTTCATTTAATCGATAATACGTATAACGTGGTGGATTCACGTGTCGCGCCATTGTTTGGAACTGAGTAGAACTACGTTTTTAGTAGTTCAAGGGATGGAGGAGTATTTGCAATtgctttcattcttttctctgGAAATTGGACCACAAATTTGTAGAgttattttcatattttttgcgACGCTCAGCAAACGCCCGACAGAGGACAGCGAGTTGTGAACCAGAAGCAGGAGCAACTGTTGCTCGCtgaatggtggaatggtgtTCCAAGGGCCATAATTCAATTGTAAACCGGTCAGCAATATACGCACCCACGcacatacaggcacacacacacacgcacacattcacacacatacacatgcatcACATCTTAGCGTTCTATTTGATAGAACTACCCATTTGCTAAGAGACGAGACGCGAGCACTGGCAGAGCTACGTTTGCCGATGAATATCGTATATTCAAGACTGGGGGCAAACCCGTAAGAACAGATCAGAAAAAGGGTACTCCAGAAGGTGGGTTCCAGCTTAGAGAAGCTGGGCATGGTGTGCCATGCTTGCCACCGCACACTGGTTGGCATGCACGCACACTGGCTACGGTGGATGGACTAATAGATAGAAGAGCTGTTCGCCCCGCTTACCGGCTGTTCGCTCGCTACTATCCTTTGGCAAGTTGCTTGCCCTAGTACTCTAGGTTCTTCGTTTTGTCATTAGCTCCGTTGTTCTCGACCACGGTCTCCGGGagaaaccggtggccaccgcggaggaaattgttttggtgttttttttcttctgtctcGCGTTTCGATTgcctcagcaccaccaccaccacctgttcCAGGTTACTTCCGTCGACTAGACGTCGACGGTTGGCGACGACTAGACCCAGGGCGCTGCTCAACAGTACCGTTAGTTTCTGTGCTGGGCACAGGCATCGGTGGCCTGCCCTGCATCACtgcaccactgctgctgctcccctccGTGCCATTCGATTGCGATGCCGATTTCCATCGCGTCTGCCCGTACTTGAGCCGCAGCTCCTCGTGCAGCTTGTCTCGCAGCAGGGCGCTACCATTGTCGGCCTCGAGGAAGGGAGGCGCGAGACCGTGCGCTACCCGTTCACTGATCGGGATGAGCCGCCGGCGGCTCGACTCGTACAGCTCCAGGTTGAGCGGTGATCGTCGCGATCGTTTCTTCGTCTTGACCGGCAGTGCCGGTTTCTCCTCGACACCGTTCTCTGGTTTACCCTTGCCATCGACCGTATCCGTACCGGTCGCTCCACTCGTCTCGAGCTTTCCATTGTACGTGTCACACTTGAACACCGCGATCTGCtccttgctgttgtttttcccTGAGTACGTATCGAACTTGGACGAGgatgcaccaccatcgccaccgccaccgccaccaccgcctttGCCGAACGTTTCAAAGTGATGCGACAGATCGGGCGGTGAGCTGGTGGCCGCATCCCGGGACAACCGTCGTCCGATCGTACCGAGCCGCTCGCTTATGATGCTATCCGTGCTGAACCGCCGCACGTTCAGCGAGGAACCGAAGGATGAGCTCTTGCTAGCGGCACTCTCCGTTCGCCTGCCGAAGCCAAACGTCCGCAGTCGGCCCGGACTGGCTCGCCGGCTGGTACTGGCACTGGTGGAAGCAGCGCGACCGCCTCCCGCAGACATCGGTGCATCCGGTAGCAGGGCTTGCGAGGTGCTCTCCGACGTCGCCGACAGTgacgcatccgcatccggatCCAGCTGCACCCTGTTGAGTTTCATGTTTCTACGTTTCAAAGTACAGCTTTTAtcaacacgcaaacacacaacagagagaaagacagagagagagagagagagagagagagagagggagagagaaaacacagagagagagagagccagaggaggtggtgggggtggtggtgtgggttaGAGATATCCCTACGATCACCTTACCTTCGTATCTCCTGGATCATCTCGAAGAACTGGGCCTTACTCTTGCGTCGCCGTCTCTGCTCATCCTCCTTCTGGCCCAAAATGATCAAGAGTCGGGTCGTGAGGgcggaaaagaaagagaaaggattgCATTAGTATGATCATGCACTCCGTCCTGCTCCAAGTCACCCTACCCGTTTGACGCTCTTCTGGAACAGGCTCGTTATCTGACCCTGGCGGATCGTGTGCACTAGCTCCTTGGCCGCATGGTGCGGCGAAACCAGCTCGACGCAATTGATGAACCGGTACAGCTTCTGACTGAAGAACATGATGTTGCGGCTCTTCCAGATCGTATCCTTCGGCTGGTGGCGCAGTATCGGCAACGTGTACTTGTAGAACACATGCTCGATGATCAGGATCAGCACTCCCAGCACCATaccgacaccgagcagcagaaacacaccggccaccgccgTCACACCGAGCGGTTTCGGTTGTGCCATCTCACGGTCCAGCTTGAAGCAAGGCAAATCACCGTACCACTTGGCCGTCAGGATGTCCAGGTAGCCATCGTGCGAGTACTTCGAGATGAGCATCGACATCGTTTGCTTGAGTGGAAAGctgaaaaccgaaacgaagggCCGGATTAACGGAAAGGCACCTGGGTGGAGCCGAACACCAAAGACTCACCCCTTCGACATCCCGATCGCGTAAGAATCCTCGATGTAGTTATCACCGATGCGTTGCAGCGAGCAGCTCTGATCCGTACCGCGATAGTAATCCAGAATCGGAGTATCACACATGAGCAGATCAATCGTGCGGTTTCTGCAAGAAAGACCAAAGATCATTAAGCATCGGGGGCAGTAGAATCCAGGTGCCTTGCCAGGCAGCACTTACTTCAACCGCTGGATACCTTCATCGATGCTGTGCAGCTGGTACTTCTTCATATGCTCCCAGAGTGGCTTGTCGTTGTACTGAACATACGATTCGGCGGCCGTGGCAATCGGTGAGCCAACGCGCTGTGTTAACATCTGCAAAATCCGATAACACAGCATGAGCATTTCTTCTCCTCAGCGACTCCTTATCCTACtcgtccttttcctcttcctgcgAACTTACAGACATTTCGTAGTACTTGGCCTCATTGTGGAACAGTAGGCCCGCTATCAGGGCCGCTATGTTGGCCGTGTACGAGGCAATGAAGATCACGCTAAAGCCACCCCAAACGTTGATGAGAAACTTGTTCGGCCACGACTTCGGTGCCTTGAAGGCGACCAAATGGCCACACAGTAACCCCCACATCACCCAGAGAGCTGCAATgaaagcatgaaaaatgagttAAGAGAAATCTACGCGACCACCGGAAACAAGCGACTGATCTCACCGGAAGACATGCTAAAGTTTTTGCTCCGCTGCCGTCCCCAAGGGTTCAGCCCGAACGGGCTCAACCACTCGTAGATGGCGACCGCGACGGCCGTCACGTTCAGCGAGGTAAAGATGGCGATCCACAGCTCGGGCGAGAAGGGCAACAGGAAGGCCAACAGCGGTATGTCGGTGGCCGTTTCCGGTGACGCCAGCAGCGAAACACCTCCGTGGAAGTAGGGAATCGTAAAATCGATCACCTCCGAACGAGCCCTGGTCGATAGGAAAAACGGGAGAAAGTAAATTATACGATCGAGGCTGATGGTTCCAGGACGATCACTCACTTGGATACACTGAGCGGCGCAAAGGAAAGGTCCGCCGTACCGGATATCAAATCCCCGATCACACCGTTCCACTGCTGAACggtgcgtgctggtggtgcggtcgAGTACTGGAAGGGATAGCGGTCAACACTCTCGTAGCTATCATTCCCAGCAGCATTCTGTGTGCCCTTTAGCTTCGAACCACGCTTTAAACTTCGACCGGATTGTGCTGTGCcgtagagagaaaaaaacctttAGTTCCGAAAGGACATTCGTACACATATTTGCACGCGCCATAtaagaggcgaaagaactgttaaagtttaaaacctctataataaaataaaaaaaaaaataaataaaaaacgcGCCATCCTTACCATCAAACTTAGACTTCGATTCCACGGTCACTGGCGGTGTTCGTCGGATATCGGCCGGTTGAACGGTCGGCTTGTCGCTGGTTGTGCCCGGAATCCGCCTTCCAAACAGCCCATCATGCACGATGTACAGATGGTAATCGAAGTTAATTTCCGTCGCCAGCTTCTGCAGCAAATCCATCGACAAACCGTAACAGCAGCGTACACTGTGGGAGAGGACGCGAGCATATTTGGCGTTAGTGTACAATCGAAGGGCACCTTGAAGCTTCCGCGTCTTACCGGTACAGATGGtacgtttgctgttgctcgtgcAAGAGACTGACCGTTGGATCGATATCCCGCAAACGGTTGCGCCGCTCGATTTCGTTGAACATGAGCGTCAGATTGTGGCGTCCGGTGGTGAAGATCTTGTAGCACACCAGTCCCCGTAAGCACTGGCCCTCCTCGTTGACCGGTGATTCCATTACGAACGGTGGCGCAACCGAGACCACGACACGGAACTTGGTTTTGGCCTTTCCCGCCAGTCCTGCATGTCCAGAAAACAGAAATTCATTCAATTGTTCCCAGTGTGTCACCGTGAGCGGTCCTTACCCGATACAGTCACATCACCACCGGGCCATATGATCGTATCCAGGTGAACGGATCGGCCCGTAATAAGACCGACTCGGCGCCACTTTGTCCCCGTTCCAACGGTTGACGCCGTGGCGGTGGAGAGGTTACCAGCACGGTTCATGTGCCGGCCAGCATCAGGACCGCTTTCCGACGCTGGTGGTTCGGATTTGGATGATTGTCTCTTGTCGGTTGGCACCAGGTTCAGTATTTCAAAGTGACTAACGAGCGATTTCTCGATGTACCCACTGGCGATCGCAAAACCGGACAGTGCCTGGCGGGTGTTGAGTTGTAGGTTTCtgttaaaaaagaaaggaagacatcGGAGTGAACTGACTTGGAGCGAGTCCGCAGGGCGCCATCGTAACGTACCTGGCAAAATTGTACGCTTTGGCCTGTTCGGCTCGATTGATCGAACCCATGCAGCCACCCTTGTAGCGGGTCGCTCCAGCACCACGTGCccgaccgccgccaccgcgttCCGCATTCGCACGCTCCGTGCCATACCTTTGGTTGCTGGTCGCCGTCGACCACCAGGTGCTCTGTCGCTTAACTCTAGAACTATTTGTACTACGAACATCACGTAACTTTGCACTACTATTGCTTATAGGCGAGCTAATAATATCGATCGTATCGTGCCCGAGGACGGGGCTCGTTGGCACTGCCCGGGATTGGCTTACATCACTAGTCTCCTGAACACGTTgctgtgtatctgtgtttgCACTGCTGTTAACTGGAAATGTTAAAATGGGCTCCCCTTCACCCTCGCCGAGGTGCAGAGAGCGTTTctgtggcgacgacggtgaagacGGTGGTCGGTGACTGTTCCCACGGTTCGGTTTCGTGGCTGGTTCGACTGGCCAGCCAGGTTGGCCACGGCTGCCCGAACCCGTATAGCTcatgccaccgccacggccCTTCGACggcccaccggtggccggtgtctCCTCACGCTCCACCTTTGCCCACGTCGATGCGAACAGCCGAACTGCGGCCCGAATAAAATGGCGATCGATCTTCATCTTGATCGGTCGCAACGCCAGCAACCCAACCGGAAACTCCTGGCTGTGGTGATACAGCACGTGTCCGGATGCATTGTGTGGCTTTAggtacgcaccaccaccaatgccactgctactgctgctgctgctacttcgtTTCGGCTTCGTCTCCTGGCCGGTCTGCTGGTCGGTCAACGGCTCAAGATCCGGATCCAGTATCTGCTTCACTGGTACATCCCCTTCATCGTCGTATGTCGCTAACACTGGCAGCGGTATCGctccttcatcatcgtcaaagTCCAACCACTCCTCGGAATCCTCGGCCAACAGATCCTCGAATCTCGCGTCCGTTTTCTGCTGTTTGGCAACATTCACCACGCTGTTATTGGAGAGGTGGCCATCcggattccgttccgtcttGCCACTCTTCAACCGTTCCAGTTTCGGTTTCGAGCCCTTGTGGGAACCACCCTTGCCGCCCTCGCCTGCGGGGCTACGGTTAGGAGGTACTGGCACGGCACTGGCGGAGAATCGTGCCGCGTGGCCATCGAGGTGCGAACCTCGGGTGCGGTTCTTGCGCAGCCGTGACTCGAAATCCTCAAACTCCATCCTCCGTTCGACGAGATCGGCCAGATGGGACTGCTGGCGTAGATCGAAGGTATCGTAGAAGTCAGTCTCTAGCTCGGAGCGTACACCATCGAGCGGTTGCTTCGTATCGTAAGGCGgccctccacctcctccaccagtgCCGTACTGGCCAGTCTCGTAAAACTCGGTCGCTGACGTCGTGTCCATCCAGAGC
Proteins encoded in this region:
- the LOC126577565 gene encoding uncharacterized protein LOC126577565 isoform X2; translation: MAPDRMQKKRLSRIARWLLRTIVLFVQLGLVATMASTHQQQQQQAMVFDGSSEVVAAAAAMLLKGGHQHGSSSAAFAVDDGAQPVFPERPDAVYFAVAVTGGAKLWGRTLARTLIDMGPPFGNPQGPPLRPIYIDLPDNGRFSSKLMSGACDAIDGMPLAGMVIVGDSSSAKALALAGNAMKIPVLWAKGGTAVLHNSYDELSTKLQAILQPSSREIFESIRATLLQVHWHSYHILCDVDTSVLISGKKGAALRQKPLNPMIITLPTNHDLIYKKLAYISRSTKGVVLVLSNLKVARLIMAEAQRMKMLNGHFVWLWMDTTSATEFYETGQYGTGGGGGGPPYDTKQPLDGVRSELETDFYDTFDLRQQSHLADLVERRMEFEDFESRLRKNRTRGSHLDGHAARFSASAVPVPPNRSPAGEGGKGGSHKGSKPKLERLKSGKTERNPDGHLSNNSVVNVAKQQKTDARFEDLLAEDSEEWLDFDDDEGAIPLPVLATYDDEGDVPVKQILDPDLEPLTDQQTGQETKPKRSSSSSSSSGIGGGAYLKPHNASGHVLYHHSQEFPVGLLALRPIKMKIDRHFIRAAVRLFASTWAKVEREETPATGGPSKGRGGGMSYTGSGSRGQPGWPVEPATKPNRGNSHRPPSSPSSPQKRSLHLGEGEGEPILTFPVNSSANTDTQQRVQETSDVSQSRAVPTSPVLGHDTIDIISSPISNSSAKLRDVRSTNSSRVKRQSTWWSTATSNQRYGTERANAERGGGGRARGAGATRYKGGCMGSINRAEQAKAYNFARNLQLNTRQALSGFAIASGYIEKSLVSHFEILNLVPTDKRQSSKSEPPASESGPDAGRHMNRAGNLSTATASTVGTGTKWRRVGLITGRSVHLDTIIWPGGDVTVSGLAGKAKTKFRVVVSVAPPFVMESPVNEEGQCLRGLVCYKIFTTGRHNLTLMFNEIERRNRLRDIDPTVSLLHEQQQTYHLYRVRCCYGLSMDLLQKLATEINFDYHLYIVHDGLFGRRIPGTTSDKPTVQPADIRRTPPVTVESKSKFDAQSGRSLKRGSKLKGTQNAAGNDSYESVDRYPFQYSTAPPARTVQQWNGVIGDLISGTADLSFAPLSVSKARSEVIDFTIPYFHGGVSLLASPETATDIPLLAFLLPFSPELWIAIFTSLNVTAVAVAIYEWLSPFGLNPWGRQRSKNFSMSSALWVMWGLLCGHLVAFKAPKSWPNKFLINVWGGFSVIFIASYTANIAALIAGLLFHNEAKYYEMSMLTQRVGSPIATAAESYVQYNDKPLWEHMKKYQLHSIDEGIQRLKNRTIDLLMCDTPILDYYRGTDQSCSLQRIGDNYIEDSYAIGMSKGFPLKQTMSMLISKYSHDGYLDILTAKWYGDLPCFKLDREMAQPKPLGVTAVAGVFLLLGVGMVLGVLILIIEHVFYKYTLPILRHQPKDTIWKSRNIMFFSQKLYRFINCVELVSPHHAAKELVHTIRQGQITSLFQKSVKREDEQRRRRKSKAQFFEMIQEIRRVQLDPDADASLSATSESTSQALLPDAPMSAGGGRAASTSASTSRRASPGRLRTFGFGRRTESAASKSSSFGSSLNVRRFSTDSIISERLGTIGRRLSRDAATSSPPDLSHHFETFGKGGGGGGGGDGGASSSKFDTYSGKNNSKEQIAVFKCDTYNGKLETSGATGTDTVDGKGKPENGVEEKPALPVKTKKRSRRSPLNLELYESSRRRLIPISERVAHGLAPPFLEADNGSALLRDKLHEELRLKYGQTRWKSASQSNGTEGSSSSGAVMQGRPPMPVPSTETNGTVEQRPGSSRRQPSTSSRRK